One stretch of Molothrus aeneus isolate 106 chromosome 2, BPBGC_Maene_1.0, whole genome shotgun sequence DNA includes these proteins:
- the F7 gene encoding coagulation factor VII: MTSRQYVALFLCFLLLIPLSLDAVFLKQEEASNVLQRQRRANSFFEEIKLGSLERECIEEKCSYEEAREIYGDVERTEEFWHIYSDPNQCASNPCQNGGICDDQFQDYVCRCPVEYEGKSCEKAVADKLKCIFDNGGCEQYCTDKQSKTRLCFCDDDYSLASDGVSCIPQVKYPCGKIPMLAKKNSTARGRIVGGFICPPGECPWQALIIQDQKEKCGGTLLSPEWVVTAAHCLEHVHPKQLRVRLGEHKINVDEKTEQESGVARMITHEEYRNGQVNNDIALLKLQTPVNLTDHVVPICLPEKRFAVYELSTIKFSTVSGWGRLIDGGATSSVLMRVDLPRVKTQVCEKETDLNITENMFCAGDLSGVKDSCKGDSGGPHATQYKNTWFLTGIVSWGKGCAVEGSYGVYTRVSKYIDWLRKHMD, translated from the exons tctttctAAAGCAGGAAGAGGCAAGCAACGTTTTGCAAAGACAAAGACGAGCCAACAGCTTCTTTGAAGAGATAAAACTGGGGTCACTAGAGCGAGAATGCATAGAAGAAAAGTGCTCCTATGAGGAAGCAAGAGAGATTTACGGTGATGTTGAAAGGACA GAAGAGTTCTGGCACATCTATTCCG ACCCTAACCAATGTGCCTCCAACCCCTGTCAGAATGGTGGGATTTGTGATGACCAATTCCAGGATTATGTTTGCCGCTGTCCTGTCGAATACGAGGgcaaaagctgtgaaaaag CTGTGGCTGACAAGCTGAAGTGCATTTTTGACAATGGTGGCTGTGAACAGTACTGTACTGACAAGCAGTCCAAAACACGACTGTGCTTCTGTGATGATGATTACAGTTTAGCAAGTGATGGTGTGTCCTGCATCCCTCAAG tgAAATACCCATGTGGAAAAATACCAAtgttggcaaaaaaaaattcaactgcACGTGGAAGAATAGTAGGTGGTTTCATCTGTCCTCCAGGTGAATGTCCATGGCAA GCCCTTATAATACAGGATCAGAAAGAAAAGTGTGGTGGCACGCTGCTTTCCCCAGAGTGGGTGGTCACTGCAGCTCACTGCTTGGAGCATGTTCACCCTAAACAGCTTCGGGTGAGACTGG GtgaacacaaaataaatgttgATGAGAAAACTGAGCAAGAAAGTGGAGTGGCCAGGATGATCACTCACGAAGAGTACAGGAATGGACAGGTCAATAATGATATTGCCCTCTTGAAACTGCAAACACCTGTGAATCTCACTGACCATGTGGTGCCAATATGTTTGCCTGAGAAAAGGTTTGCTGTGTATGAACTGTCCACCATCAAGTTCTCCACAGTAAGTGGATGGGGACGCCTAATAGACGGAGGTGCCACCTCTTCTGTCCTGATGAGAGTTGATTTGCCACGTGTAAAGACACAAGTATGTGAAAAGGAGACTGATTTAAATATCACAGAGAATATGTTCTGTGCAGGAGACCTGTCTGGGGTTAAGGACTCCTGCAAGGGAGACAGTGGTGGTCCTCATGCTACACAGTACAAGAACACTTGGTTTCTGACTGGGATTGTCAGCTGGGGAAAGGGCTGCGCTGTTGAAGGCAGCTATGGGGTTTACACTAGGGTATCCAAATACATTGACTGGTTGAGGAAGCACATGGACTAA